One genomic region from Enoplosus armatus isolate fEnoArm2 chromosome 17, fEnoArm2.hap1, whole genome shotgun sequence encodes:
- the ddx47 gene encoding probable ATP-dependent RNA helicase DDX47 isoform X1 has protein sequence MADVEESVKPNTDEALDGSSSDDGDRHVNSGENVDEAVKTFKDLGVTEVLCEACDQLGWKSPTKIQVEAVPVALQGKDVIGLAETGSGKTGAFALPILQSLLGSPQRLHTLVLTPTRELAFQISEQFEALGSSIGVKCAVIVGGIDMMSQSLVLAKKPHIVIATPGRLIDHMENTKGFSLRALKFLVMDEADRILNMDFETEVDKILKVIPRERRTFLFSATMTKKVQKLQRAALKDPVKCAVSTKYSTVDKLQQYYVFIPSKYKDCYLVSILNELAGNSFMIFCSTCNNAQRVALLLRNLGITAIPLHGQMSQNKRLGALNKFKSKSRSVLLATDVASRGLDIPHVDCVINYDIPTHSKDYIHRVGRTARAGRSGKSITFVTQYDVELFQRIESLIGKKLPAFPTQEDEVMMLVERVSEAQRFARLEMKEQGEKRKRPRGGDGEEDDTEQSSGVRKKVRGGSGGVRGGGGGGGGGGGGGGKKRGGAAWRGGR, from the exons ATGGCGGACGTTGAGGAAAGCGTGAAGCCAAACACAGATGAAGCACTCGACGGCTCGAGTAGTGATGATGGTGACCGTCACGTTAATAGCGGCGAAAATGTTGACGAGGCAGTGAAGACCTTCAAGGATCTG GGTGTGACTGAGGTGCTCTGTGAGGCTTGTGATCAGCTGGGATGGAAGAGTCCGACCAAGATTCAGGTGGAAGCTGTTCCCGTAGCCCTGCAAG GGAAGGATGTTATTGGCCTGGCAGAGACGGGTTCAGGAAAGACGGGTGCTTTTGCTCTGCCCATCCTCCAGTCACTGCTGGGCTCCCCCCAGAGGCTTCATACCCTCGTCCTCACCCCCACCAGGGAGCTGGCGTTCCAGATCTCGGAGCAGTTTGAGGCCCTGGGCTCCAGCATTGGTGTTAAGTGTG CTGTCATAGTTGGAGGGATCGATATGATGTCCCAGTCCTTGGTGTTGGCTAAAAAACCTCACATTGTTATTG CCACGCCTGGTCGGTTGATAGACCACATGGAGAACACAAAGGGCTTCTCCCTACGAGCTCTGAAGTTCCTGGTCATGGACGAAGCCGACAGAATCCTCAACATGGACTTTGAGACTGAG GTGGATAAAATCTTGAAGGTGATTCCCCGAGAGAGACGCACCTTCTTGTTCTCTGCCACCATGACCAAAAAG GTCCAGAAActgcagagagcagctctgaaAGATCCTGTGAAGTGCGCGGTATCCACCAAATACTCTACAGTAGACAAGCTGCAGCAATACTACGTCTTCATACCATCAAAGTACAAG GACTGTTACCTGGTGTCCATCCTGAACGAGCTGGCCGGCAACTCCTTTATGATTTTCTGCAGCACGTGTAACAACGCCCAGCGGGTGGCGCTGTTGTTAAGGAACCTCGGCATCACTGCTATCCCTCTTCACGGCCAGATGAGTCAG AATAAACGCCTAGGAGCGCTAAACAAGTTCAAGTCCAAGTCTCGATCGGTGCTGCTGGCGACCGACGTGGCATCCAGAGGACTGGACATTCCTCACGTTGACTGCGTCATCAACTACGACATCCCCACTCACTCCAAG GACTACATACACAGAGTCGGACGAACAGCCAGAGCAGGACGGTCCGGGAAATCCATCACTTTTGTCACTCA ATACGATGTAGAGCTTTTCCAGCGAATTGAAAGCCTGATTGGGAAGAAACTCCCCGCTTTCCCCACCCAGGAAGATGAAGTGATGATGTTGGTGGAGAGGGTGAGCGAGGCCCAGAGATTTGCCAGACTG GAAATGAAGGAGCAAGGCGAGAAAAGGAAAAGGcccagaggaggagatggagaagaggatgaCACGGAACAATCAAGCGGAGTGAGGAAGAAAGTGAGAGGAGGATCAGGAGGAGTacgaggtggtggaggtggaggtggaggtggaggtgggggaggagggaagaagaggggtGGAGCAGCATGGAGGGGAGGACGCTGA
- the ddx47 gene encoding probable ATP-dependent RNA helicase DDX47 isoform X2, giving the protein MADVEESVKPNTDEALDGSSSDDGDRHVNSGENVDEAVKTFKDLGVTEVLCEACDQLGWKSPTKIQVEAVPVALQGKDVIGLAETGSGKTGAFALPILQSLLGSPQRLHTLVLTPTRELAFQISEQFEALGSSIGVKCAVIVGGIDMMSQSLVLAKKPHIVIATPGRLIDHMENTKGFSLRALKFLVMDEADRILNMDFETEVDKILKVIPRERRTFLFSATMTKKVQKLQRAALKDPVKCAVSTKYSTVDKLQQYYVFIPSKYKDCYLVSILNELAGNSFMIFCSTCNNAQRVALLLRNLGITAIPLHGQMSQNKRLGALNKFKSKSRSVLLATDVASRGLDIPHVDCVINYDIPTHSKDYIHRVGRTARAGRSGKSITFVTQYDVELFQRIESLIGKKLPAFPTQEDEVMMLVERVSEAQRFARLEMKEQGEKRKRPRGGDGEEDDTEQSSGVRKKVRGGSGGVRGGGGGAWRGGR; this is encoded by the exons ATGGCGGACGTTGAGGAAAGCGTGAAGCCAAACACAGATGAAGCACTCGACGGCTCGAGTAGTGATGATGGTGACCGTCACGTTAATAGCGGCGAAAATGTTGACGAGGCAGTGAAGACCTTCAAGGATCTG GGTGTGACTGAGGTGCTCTGTGAGGCTTGTGATCAGCTGGGATGGAAGAGTCCGACCAAGATTCAGGTGGAAGCTGTTCCCGTAGCCCTGCAAG GGAAGGATGTTATTGGCCTGGCAGAGACGGGTTCAGGAAAGACGGGTGCTTTTGCTCTGCCCATCCTCCAGTCACTGCTGGGCTCCCCCCAGAGGCTTCATACCCTCGTCCTCACCCCCACCAGGGAGCTGGCGTTCCAGATCTCGGAGCAGTTTGAGGCCCTGGGCTCCAGCATTGGTGTTAAGTGTG CTGTCATAGTTGGAGGGATCGATATGATGTCCCAGTCCTTGGTGTTGGCTAAAAAACCTCACATTGTTATTG CCACGCCTGGTCGGTTGATAGACCACATGGAGAACACAAAGGGCTTCTCCCTACGAGCTCTGAAGTTCCTGGTCATGGACGAAGCCGACAGAATCCTCAACATGGACTTTGAGACTGAG GTGGATAAAATCTTGAAGGTGATTCCCCGAGAGAGACGCACCTTCTTGTTCTCTGCCACCATGACCAAAAAG GTCCAGAAActgcagagagcagctctgaaAGATCCTGTGAAGTGCGCGGTATCCACCAAATACTCTACAGTAGACAAGCTGCAGCAATACTACGTCTTCATACCATCAAAGTACAAG GACTGTTACCTGGTGTCCATCCTGAACGAGCTGGCCGGCAACTCCTTTATGATTTTCTGCAGCACGTGTAACAACGCCCAGCGGGTGGCGCTGTTGTTAAGGAACCTCGGCATCACTGCTATCCCTCTTCACGGCCAGATGAGTCAG AATAAACGCCTAGGAGCGCTAAACAAGTTCAAGTCCAAGTCTCGATCGGTGCTGCTGGCGACCGACGTGGCATCCAGAGGACTGGACATTCCTCACGTTGACTGCGTCATCAACTACGACATCCCCACTCACTCCAAG GACTACATACACAGAGTCGGACGAACAGCCAGAGCAGGACGGTCCGGGAAATCCATCACTTTTGTCACTCA ATACGATGTAGAGCTTTTCCAGCGAATTGAAAGCCTGATTGGGAAGAAACTCCCCGCTTTCCCCACCCAGGAAGATGAAGTGATGATGTTGGTGGAGAGGGTGAGCGAGGCCCAGAGATTTGCCAGACTG GAAATGAAGGAGCAAGGCGAGAAAAGGAAAAGGcccagaggaggagatggagaagaggatgaCACGGAACAATCAAGCGGAGTGAGGAAGAAAGTGAGAGGAGGATCAGGAGGAGTacgaggtggtggaggtggag CATGGAGGGGAGGACGCTGA